In Argiope bruennichi chromosome X1, qqArgBrue1.1, whole genome shotgun sequence, a single window of DNA contains:
- the LOC129959271 gene encoding uncharacterized protein LOC129959271: protein MRALFIGDSMIKYLHKYVSVESLDFHLDIVSYPGATIERLASNISVHKNYDWVLVHVGTNNASLDTIEVILKKYRALATEVLLHDPGARIIFSSIVPRDFDFHRKEYKESEYYLQTLNYKVRAINCALKELCYFQMFFFCSSFQPSWKNYLARDGLHLNRWGNKLLAGCFLESLTGCISADTASKKIAKTQSSNSGFSFDDSEFPLLPFFPAVFVSSARPKQESGKPVSRPVQPARPKQESAKPVPRPVQPARPKQESTRLISTPVQQSAALLTKDISSLPSSKVSGMRGVVCHKDDPAPVTPRYQDKSIPEIVVKLISQITASGKSVHFCPGVLLLGYKPQRHEFAPRPHQSSSLVTLALN from the exons ATGAGGGCTCTCTTTATTGGCGATTCCATGATCAAATACTTGCATAAGTATGTATCTGTTGAATCACTTGACTTTCATTTGGACATTGTTTCCTATCCTGGTGCAACTATTGAAAGATTAGCTAGCAATATTTCTGTACACAAAAATTATGACTGGGTCTTAGTGCATGTTGGCACAAATAATGCATCTTTGGATACTATTgaagtaatacttaaaaaatatagagCTTTGGCCACTGAGGTATTACTTCATGACCCAGGTGCAAGAATAATTTTCTCGAGTATTGTTCCAAGAGATTTTGATTTCCACAGAAAGGAGTATAAGGAATCGGAGTATTATTTACAGACACTAAACTATAAGGTTCGAGCCATAAACTGTGCACTTAAAGAactatgttattttcaaatgtttttcttttgcagTTCTTTCCAGCCATCTTGGAAAAACTATCTTGCAAGAGATGGCTTGCATTTAAACAGATGGGGTAATAAGCTGCTTGCAGGTTGTTTTCTTGAATCCTTAACAGGATGCATCTCAGCAGATACAGCATCTAAAAAG ATTGCAAAGACGCAGTCTTCCAACTCTGGTTTTTCTTTTGATGATTCAGAGTTTCCTCTATTGCCATTTTTTCCCGCAGTATTTGTTTCTTctgctaggccaaagcaagagtctggCAAGCCAGTTTCTAGGCCTGTGCaacctgctaggccaaagcaagagtctgccaaGCCAGTTCCTAGGCCCGTGCaacctgctaggccaaagcaagagtctaCAAGGCTAATTTCTACACCCGTGCAACAGTCAGCTGCTCTGCTGACGAAAGATATTTCTTCTCTGCCATCTTCTAAAG TATCTGGTATGCGTGGAGTTGTCTGTCACAAAGATGATCCTGCCCCTGTCACGCCTCGG tatcaggATAAATCCATACCAGAAattgtggtgaagcttataagccagataacagcctcTGGAAAGAGTGTACATTTTTGTCCAggggtcttgttactcggctacaaacccCAACGTCACGAGTTTGCTCCTCGTCCTCATCAATCTTCCTCATTGGTGACCCTGGCTCTGAACTAA